A genome region from Nicotiana tabacum cultivar K326 chromosome 13, ASM71507v2, whole genome shotgun sequence includes the following:
- the LOC142168234 gene encoding uncharacterized protein LOC142168234: MPLYIDKKLCIGKARPTFMLLHLADQMVKRPLGILDDILVHVGKFMFPADLFILDFQVDVEITIILGKLFLATGRILIDYENKELKMRLNYEEMTFNVKNSMWIPSEFANYSLRGEVDVIMHGKMSHLMRKTL, encoded by the coding sequence ATGCCCTTGTATATCGATAAAAAGTTATGCATTGGAAAAGCAAGGCCTACATTTATGTTGCTGCATCTGGCTGACCAAATGGTGAAGAGGCCATTGGGTATACTTGATGATATACTTGTTCATGTTGGAAAAtttatgtttcctgcagaccttttTATTCTGGACTTTCAGGTTGATGTGGAGATTACCATAATTTTAGGAAAGTTgttcttggccactgggagaATATTGATTGATTATGAAAATAAGGAGCTCAAGATGAGACTAAACTATGAAGAAATGACTTTTAATGTGAAAAACTCCATGTGGATACCCAGTGAGTTTGCAAATTATTCATTGAGAGGTGAGGTGGATGTGATCATGCATGGGAAGATGAGCCACTTAATGCGAAAGACCCTTTAG
- the LOC142168235 gene encoding uncharacterized protein LOC142168235 produces MPNFAKYLKKLITKKKTTKNKVVNVTHRVSSIIATTVVQKKEDPRAFTIPCTIGMRHFARALCDNGASINLMPLAIYKQWGLGMPRSTSLRLQMAHRLIKRLVE; encoded by the coding sequence atgccGAATTTTGCTAAGTACTTGAAGAAATTGATCACTAAAAAGAAAACCACCAAGAATAAAGTGGTGAATGTCACCCACCgggttagttccatcattgcaacaACTGTCGTCCAAAAGAAAGAGGACCCGAGGGCTTTCaccattccatgcactattggaaTGCGTCACTTTGCACGAGCCCTTTGTGATAATGGGGCTAGCATCAACTTAATGCCCCTTGCTATTTACAAGCAATGGGGATTGGGAATGCCTAGGTCTACAAGTTTGAGGTTGCAAATGGCTCACCGTTTAATAAAGCGACTGGTGGAATAG